One window of Desulfobacca acetoxidans DSM 11109 genomic DNA carries:
- a CDS encoding potassium channel family protein: MLVNFWRLIKNLKFLQLALYIIFAFFFLPSFGNRWLLELASGFLLLNVLLVSLSTVGAVRWRWLFWLLFAAAAICHGIYLTQIGPEGRLLFIRLTIICNMLLLLLCIGGILSYIFQTIKVTLDTLFAAVVAYLIIACTFTHAYLLLCTFNPQSLSIPLPLRMDSFNIFESNIIYYSLIVITTVGMGDILPLTPMARILTVVEAVVGQFFVAILMAWLVGRFIAQAISAEKLESQD; this comes from the coding sequence ATGTTGGTAAATTTCTGGCGATTAATTAAAAATTTGAAATTCCTGCAACTGGCGCTCTATATAATTTTTGCCTTTTTCTTCCTACCATCCTTTGGGAATCGGTGGCTCCTGGAACTGGCCTCCGGATTTCTCCTGCTTAATGTTCTGTTAGTTTCTCTCTCAACCGTAGGCGCGGTGCGATGGCGCTGGCTCTTCTGGCTGCTGTTTGCCGCGGCGGCGATATGCCATGGCATTTATCTGACCCAGATCGGTCCAGAAGGTCGGCTGCTGTTTATCAGACTGACGATCATCTGCAATATGCTTCTCTTATTATTGTGTATCGGCGGCATCCTGTCATATATTTTTCAGACAATTAAAGTAACCCTGGACACCCTTTTCGCCGCGGTGGTGGCGTATTTAATTATTGCCTGCACCTTTACTCACGCCTACCTGCTCTTGTGCACCTTTAATCCCCAGAGTTTGAGCATTCCACTGCCGCTCCGGATGGATTCCTTCAATATCTTTGAGAGCAATATCATTTATTACAGCCTGATCGTTATCACTACGGTCGGCATGGGCGACATCCTGCCGCTCACCCCTATGGCCCGGATTTTGACGGTGGTGGAGGCCGTGGTGGGCCAGTTTTTTGTCGCTATCTTGATGGCCTGGCTGGTTGGGAGGTTTATTGCCCAGGCTATCTCGGCCGAGAAGCTGGAAAGCCAGGATTAG